The following coding sequences are from one Lolium rigidum isolate FL_2022 chromosome 6, APGP_CSIRO_Lrig_0.1, whole genome shotgun sequence window:
- the LOC124665654 gene encoding putative lipid phosphate phosphatase 3, chloroplastic → MPGGGEDTDRMQEVQHTVQTHGARLARKHTYDWVVLVLLAAVVLTLHYAPPFTRFVGKDMMADIRYPVRQSTVPAWSVPIISIVCPVAVFISLYIARRDVYDLHHATLGVAFAVLITAAFTDVIKNAVGRPRPDFFWRCFPDGRQLYDQVTGAVICHGEKSFLTDGRRSFPSGHTSWSFAGLGFLSLYLSGKIKAFDRKGHVAKLCIVILPLLLASLVGISRVDNYRHHWEDVFVGGLIGYIMAVLCYLHFFPPPYHHQGWAPYAYFHMLEELDAGNSNNAQNQQSAGEHHHIGLAGQHQNGRSRNDLESGSV, encoded by the exons ATgcctggaggaggagaggatACG GATAGGATGCAGGAGGTTCAGCACACGGTTCAGACGCACGGGGCTAGACTGGCCAGAAAGCACACGTATGACTGGGTCGTTCTCGTTCTCCTAGCCGCGGTTGTACTCACATTGCATTACGCTCCTCCATTCACCCGGTTTGTCGGCAAGGATATGATGGCTGACATTAGGTACCCAGTGAGACAGAGTACCGTGCCAGCATGGAGTGTTCCT ATAATCTCTATAGTCTGTCCTGTGGCTGTCTTCATATCACTGTACATTGCTAGAAGAGATGTCTATGATCTTCACCATGCGACCCTAG GTGTTGCTTTTGCTGTGCTGATCACCGCTGCTTTCACTGATGTGATAAAGAATGCAGTAGGGAGACCTAGGCCCGACTTCTTTTGGCGGTGTTTTCCTGATGGAAGGCAG CTATATGATCAAGTGACAGGTGCTGTGATTTGCCATGGCGAGAAAAGTTTCTTAACTGATGGGCGCAGGAGTTTTCCTAGTGGACACACGTCGT GGTCTTTTGCTGGACTTGGATTTTTGTCACTGTACTTATCTGGCAAAATTAAGGCGTTTGATCGCAAAGGCCACGTGGCAAAACTTTGCATCGtgattcttcctcttcttctcgctTCTCTTGTTGGAATTTCTAGAGTAGACAACTACCGACACCATTGGGAGGATGTCTTTGTTGGCGGCCTGATTG GGTATATCATGGCAGTGCTGTGCTATTTGCACTTCTTTCCTCCTCCGTATCACCATCAAG GTTGGGCCCCATATGCATACTTCCACATGCTGGAGGAGCTTGATGCTGGCAATTCAAACAATGCGCAGAACCAACAGTCTGCAGGTGAGCATCATCATATCGGATTAGCCGGCCAGCACCAAAACGGGAGATCAAGAAATGATTTGGAATCTGGAAGCGTGTAA